DNA from Granulicella arctica:
GGACGAAGAGCGGCGGCAGGAGATTGCGCGCATGCTGAGCGGTGCGACCCTGACCGAGACCAGCCTGAAGCATGCAGAACATCTGCTCGAAAGTAGCCGATAGCGACATCTCTTTCTGGACGGACGGCATCGCACTCTGTGGCAGTTCAGGAGAAGGTTGACCATGTCCACGACAAATAAAAAATGCGCACACGCAAGCTGCGGTTGTATGGCTGCTGAGGGCTCGAAGTACTGCTCCTCGGTCTGCCAGGATTCCAAAGGTCTAACGACCCTTAGCTGCGATTGCAGGCACGCAGGCTGTTCCGAACGCAAGCTGTAAGGTATCCGTGGTGCCTGTGGATGTTTTCGCGTCCTGCCCTGTCGAGCAGGGCTGCGTCTGGTGTTGCACCAAGTTTGGTTCAATTATCCTCGCGGAAAAGCCAGACGCGGTATACTGGTAACTGTGACGACACCCACTCTTGATCCCGTAGATACCTCCCAAACAGGCAACCCAGTTTCAACGAAACGCGTCCTGCTGTTGAAGCCGCGAGGCTTTTGCGCTGGCGTTGTCCGCGCCATCGACATCGTGCAGATTGCGTTGGATACGTTTGGCGCGCCGATCTATGTGCGGAAAGAGATCGTGCATAACAGCTATGTTGTGAACGATCTTGCAAAGAAGGGTGCGATCTTCGTCAACGAACTGGACGAGGTGCCCGAGGGTGCCCGTGTTATCTACTCCGCGCATGGCGTTTCGCCTGCGGTGCGAGAACGGGCAAAAGAACGCGGCCTGAAGGTCGTCGACGCAACCTGTCCGCTGGTCACCAAGGTTCACGTCGAAGCCATTAAATTCGCGAAACAAGGCTATTCGCTGGTGCTTGTCGGGCACCGCGACCACGAAGAGGTCGAAGGCACCCAAGGTGAGGCTCCGGATGTAACTCAGGTGGTTTCGACGGTGGAAGAGGTCGCAGCGCTGGTCGTTCCCGATCCCAATAAGGTCGCTTATCTGACGCAGACGACGCTCTCGCTGGACGAAGCGCACTACATGATCGAAGCCCTCAAGAAGAAGTTTCCGAACATCGTCGGACCGCACGCGCAGGACATCTGCTACGCCACAGAAAATCGCCAGACGGCAGTAAAGAAAGTGGCCCACGGTGCAGACTTGGTGCTGGTCGTCGGTTCGCGAAATAGCTCGAATTCAAATCGCCTGGTTGAAGTTTCGAAAAACTTGGACACCAACTCCTATCTCATCGACATGGCAGAGGCGATTCAGCCAGAGTGGCTCGATGGGGTGAACACGGTAGCCGTCACCGCGGGGGCATCCGCGCCCGAGGTGCTGGTCAAAGACGTTGTCGAATATCTTCAGTCCAAAGGATATGGCGATGTCGACGAGGTAGAAGTCATGCCGGAAAATGTACGCTTCGGTCTGCCGCCTGAGATCGTTCAGGCGATTCAACCTGCACCATCGGTAGCCCGTCAGTAATCCAATAAGTCATGCCGGACAAAGTCTTCAGGCAGTGATATTTAGTTTGTTGACCGGTTCTATAGAGAGTTTGTTGAACAGATGAGCACATTACCACGCAATCCGCAGACGGCAACCAAGTCGGCACAGCCCCGCTATGGCCGGATGGATCTTGGCTTGGAGCATGTTGCCAGCGGGATCGCACGCGCGAAAGATTGGCTGCTTGGCAAGCAGCATCCGGATGGCTATTGGTGCGGCGAGCTCGAAGCAGACGTAATGCTCGAAGCGGACTACATCTTCATGCATACGCTGCTTGGAACAGGAGACGCCGGCAAGATGCAGCGCGCCCTGAACGAAATTCTTCGGCACCAGAATGAAGACGGCGGCTGGAGCCAGTTTCCCGGTGGCCCCTCAAATATCAACTACGGCGTAAAGAGCTACCTCGCGTTGAAGTTGATGGGCTGGTCGGCCGAGCACCCACTCCTCGTCAAAGCACGTGAATGGATTCTCGCGAACGGCGGCGTCGTGGAGTGCAATACTTTCACGAAGATCTACCTGTGCGCTCTGGGACAGTATGAGTACGACGCGGTCCCGGCAGTACCGCCCGAGATCGTCCTCTTCCCGAACTGGTTCTACTTCAATATCTACGAGATCTCCTCGTGGTCTCGTGGAATTCTGGTGCCGCTGTCGATCATCTATGCGAACAAGCCGTTCAAAAAAATCGCCCCAGAGCAGGGAATTGACGAGCTGTTTGTCGGTGGCCGCGCCAACGCGAACCTTCATCTGCGATGGGACAAGAAGCGTCTCTTTGGCTGGCGCAACTTCTTCCTTGCCCTCGACCGGCTGATGCACTGGGCCGAGCGAATTCACATTCGCCCACTCCGCAAGATTGCAATCAAAAAAGCCGAAAAGTGGATGCTTGCGCGGTTTGAAAAATCTGACGGTCTCGGCGCAATCTATCCGGCCATGTTGAACTCCATCGTAGCGATGCGCGTTCTGGGATACTCCCTGGACGATCCGCAGATGATCCGTGCTATGGATGAGTTCGAGAAGCTTGGAATTGACTGCCCGGAAGGCGAGCCGGAGTACCCGACACCAACCTTCCGTATGCAACCATGCTTCCCGCCGGTATGGGATACGGCTCAGGTCGTTTCAGCCCTCGGTGAAGCAGGTCTCTCGAAGACGGACCCGCGGCTTTTGAAGGCGGCCGACTGGCTACTCTCCAAAGAGGTTCGTCATAAAGGTGACTGGGCCGAAAAGGTTAAAAATGTTGAGCCTGGCGGCTGGTACTTCGAGTTTAACAATGAGTTTTACCCGGATGTCGATGATACCGGAGAGGTTCTGCTGGCATTGAACTGCGTCGACAACCCTCGCGAGCGGTATCAGCACGAAGTATGCCAGCGTGCTTTGAACTGGATCTGGGCGATGCAGTGCAAGAACGGCGGATGGGCGGCGTTCGACAAGGACAATACCAAAACGATCTTCCAGTACATCCCCTTCGCCGACCACAACGCGATGCTGGACCCACCGACGGTCGACATCACCGGACGCATGCTGGAGATGCTGGCGCAGTACGGCTTCACCCGGGACGACAAGCGCGTCGAGAAAGCGATCCAGTTCGTTCTGAAGGAGCAGTCGCCGGACGGAAGCTGGTTTGGCCGCTGGGGTGTGAACTACCTGTACGGAACCTTCCTGGTTCTGCGTGGCCTGGAGGCCATCGGGATGTGGAGTCATGAGCCCTGCATCCTGCAAGCGACGGAGTGGATTCGCATGATGCAGAACTCCGACGGCGGCTGGGGCGAGACTTGCGGCACCTACGACGATGAGCTACAGAAGGGCATCGGCCCAAGCACGCCATCGCAGACGGCATGGGCGCTCCTTGGGCTGCTGGCTGGCGGAGACAGTCGGTCGGACTCCGTAGCGAAGGGCGTGCGTTGGCTCATCGATCGCCAACACGAGGATGGAAGCTGGGACGAATTAGTTCCAGGACGTAACGGCGAAAGCTACTACACGGGAACAGGCTTCCCGCGCGTGTTTTATCTCGGTTACCACTTATATAAGCAGTACTTCCCCTTGCTTGCTCTGACAACCTACAAGCGAGCGATGGAACGGGAAACGGCATAAAGAAAATTAAGCAAGCGTTTCTGTTTTTGCTTTAAAGATTTATAGGAGATCCTCGGATGGCTGTACCAGTCTCGCAAGCGTGGACCGTAGCGACATACGTTTTGAAGCAAAAGCTGATGGGCCGGAAGAAGTATCCTCTGGTGCTGATGCTTGAGCCCCTCTTCCGCTGCAACCTGGCATGTGCCGGCTGCGGGAAGATTCAATACCCTGCGCACATCCTCAAGGCAGAGCTCAGCCCTGAGGAGTGCTTCAAGGCAGTCGAAGAATGCGGAACGCCGATGGTGTCGATTCCAGGCGGCGAGCCTCTGCTGCATCCCAAGATGCCGGAGATCGTTGCAGGTCTCGTTGCGCGGAAGAAGTATGTGTACATGTGCACAAACGCGCTTCTCTTGAAGGAGAAGCTGCACCTGTTCAAGCCCAGCAAGTATCTGTCATTCTCAGTGCATGTGGATGGTCAGCGCGAGCATCATGACTTCTCTGTCTGCCGCGAGGGTGGCTACGACATTGCGATGGAGGGTGTGCGTGCTGCCGTGGCCGCGGGCTTCCGTGTAACGACCAATACGACGCTGTTCGACGGAGCCGACCCGAACTCAGTGCGGGCGCACTTTGACGAAATGATGGCGGCGGGAGTGGAGAGCATGATGGTCTCGCCTGGCTACACCTACGATAAAGCCCCTGACCAGAACCACTTTTTGGGTAAGGCGAGATCGCGCAGAATGTTTCGGGCGATTCTTTCGAACCGTAAAAAATCCTGGGAGTTCAATACCCATCCGCTCTTCTCAGAGTTTTTGATGGGGAAACAGAACTTCGAATGCACACCCTGGGGGATGCCCACCTTTTCGATCTTCGGCTGGCAGAAGCCATGCTATCTGTTGCAGGACGGATACGCTGACACCTTCAAGGAACTGCTGGAGACGGTAGAGTGGCAGAACTATGGCGCAAAGAGCGGGAACCCGCAGTGCGCGAATTGCATGGTGCACTCTGGACATGAAGCTTCCGCCGTCGACTATGCCTTCAGCTCGCTGAAGGGCTTCATGATGACCGCAAGGAAATTCATGTTCCCCCCGACATATGAAGATGCAGATGCACAGAAACTGCTAAACGAGTGGCCGAAAAAGAGCCATGGACCACTTGTGCAGATCGCTGCCCCTGCAACAACACATAACGCAGCAGAGCTACAGCAGGTTTCGGGAGACTAATTATGGCGACCGACACACAGGAAGCAGCAAAACTGGAGCAGCTGTCTCACGAAAGTGCCGACGAGATCGAGATAGCAGCAGGACGCGAGCGCGAGCAACTCGAGGGATGGATCCCCTCGCTGGCAAGCGACGCCGACATTCGCGAGGCGCTCGAAAAGGCATTCGACTATCGCGGAGACATCACCGTCACGCGCAAAGACGGAACGCAGATTCAGGGATACCTCTTCGATCGGCGTAGCGGAGCGGCTCTGTCTGATTCCTTCATCCGCATCATCCCCGCCAACGCTGCGACAAAATTGAACGTGTCGTATGCGGATGTCGCGGCTCTGTCTTTCAGTGGGCGCGATACGGCTGCTGGCAAGACCTTCGAAGCCTGGGTGAAGAAATACTGGGAGAAGAAGGCGGCGGGCGAACAGAACATTCAGATCGAGCCGGAAAAGCTGGACTGATACTGTTCGTCAGCGTACCTTGAACCGAGCAAAACTTCCCGCATAAGCTATGCGAGAAAACTTCCCCATATTGTCACTAAGAGAAGAGCAGGCGTGCGCGCATTCATCACGGGAGCGACCGGTTTCGTAGGCAGCCATGTCGCCCGGACGTATGCTGCTCAAGGCGCAACGTTGCGCCTTCTGACGAGGCAGACAAGCAGCACGAAACTGCTCGCCAACCTGGACGCCGAACTCGTAACAGGCGATCTGCGTCAACCGGAAAAGCTACGCTCTGCACTCGCAGGTTGCGATGCGCTGGTGCATGTCGCAGCAGACTACCGGCTGTGGGTGCGTGACCCGAAGGAGATGTACGCGTCGAACGTGAAGGGTACACGGGAGCTGCTGCGTATCGCACGCGAGGTCGGGGTGAAGCGCGTCGTGTATACGTCGAGCGTAGCGACCATGGGCTTCAAGGCCGATGGCACAATCGTGGACGAGGCAACCCCCGTGGGATTGGCCGATATGATCGGCCACTACAAGCGCTCGAAGTTCATGGCGGAACAAGTAGCCATCGAAGCGGCTCGCGCCGGACAACACGTCATCATCCTCAATCCGACGACGCCCATCGGTG
Protein-coding regions in this window:
- a CDS encoding 4-hydroxy-3-methylbut-2-enyl diphosphate reductase, producing MTTPTLDPVDTSQTGNPVSTKRVLLLKPRGFCAGVVRAIDIVQIALDTFGAPIYVRKEIVHNSYVVNDLAKKGAIFVNELDEVPEGARVIYSAHGVSPAVRERAKERGLKVVDATCPLVTKVHVEAIKFAKQGYSLVLVGHRDHEEVEGTQGEAPDVTQVVSTVEEVAALVVPDPNKVAYLTQTTLSLDEAHYMIEALKKKFPNIVGPHAQDICYATENRQTAVKKVAHGADLVLVVGSRNSSNSNRLVEVSKNLDTNSYLIDMAEAIQPEWLDGVNTVAVTAGASAPEVLVKDVVEYLQSKGYGDVDEVEVMPENVRFGLPPEIVQAIQPAPSVARQ
- the shc gene encoding squalene--hopene cyclase, which translates into the protein MSTLPRNPQTATKSAQPRYGRMDLGLEHVASGIARAKDWLLGKQHPDGYWCGELEADVMLEADYIFMHTLLGTGDAGKMQRALNEILRHQNEDGGWSQFPGGPSNINYGVKSYLALKLMGWSAEHPLLVKAREWILANGGVVECNTFTKIYLCALGQYEYDAVPAVPPEIVLFPNWFYFNIYEISSWSRGILVPLSIIYANKPFKKIAPEQGIDELFVGGRANANLHLRWDKKRLFGWRNFFLALDRLMHWAERIHIRPLRKIAIKKAEKWMLARFEKSDGLGAIYPAMLNSIVAMRVLGYSLDDPQMIRAMDEFEKLGIDCPEGEPEYPTPTFRMQPCFPPVWDTAQVVSALGEAGLSKTDPRLLKAADWLLSKEVRHKGDWAEKVKNVEPGGWYFEFNNEFYPDVDDTGEVLLALNCVDNPRERYQHEVCQRALNWIWAMQCKNGGWAAFDKDNTKTIFQYIPFADHNAMLDPPTVDITGRMLEMLAQYGFTRDDKRVEKAIQFVLKEQSPDGSWFGRWGVNYLYGTFLVLRGLEAIGMWSHEPCILQATEWIRMMQNSDGGWGETCGTYDDELQKGIGPSTPSQTAWALLGLLAGGDSRSDSVAKGVRWLIDRQHEDGSWDELVPGRNGESYYTGTGFPRVFYLGYHLYKQYFPLLALTTYKRAMERETA
- the hpnH gene encoding adenosyl-hopene transferase HpnH, whose translation is MAVPVSQAWTVATYVLKQKLMGRKKYPLVLMLEPLFRCNLACAGCGKIQYPAHILKAELSPEECFKAVEECGTPMVSIPGGEPLLHPKMPEIVAGLVARKKYVYMCTNALLLKEKLHLFKPSKYLSFSVHVDGQREHHDFSVCREGGYDIAMEGVRAAVAAGFRVTTNTTLFDGADPNSVRAHFDEMMAAGVESMMVSPGYTYDKAPDQNHFLGKARSRRMFRAILSNRKKSWEFNTHPLFSEFLMGKQNFECTPWGMPTFSIFGWQKPCYLLQDGYADTFKELLETVEWQNYGAKSGNPQCANCMVHSGHEASAVDYAFSSLKGFMMTARKFMFPPTYEDADAQKLLNEWPKKSHGPLVQIAAPATTHNAAELQQVSGD
- the hpnA gene encoding hopanoid-associated sugar epimerase; protein product: MRAFITGATGFVGSHVARTYAAQGATLRLLTRQTSSTKLLANLDAELVTGDLRQPEKLRSALAGCDALVHVAADYRLWVRDPKEMYASNVKGTRELLRIAREVGVKRVVYTSSVATMGFKADGTIVDEATPVGLADMIGHYKRSKFMAEQVAIEAARAGQHVIILNPTTPIGAGDVKPTPTGRIIVDFLNKKFPAYVDTGLNLVDVAEIAQMHFAALERGTPGERYILGGENLTLKQILDRMSSITGLPSPTMKVPHAVAMAFAFFEENITGRLLGKEPRATVEAVKMGKKTMFAASSKAERDLGFRVFPVYHAMRSAIDWFVANGYAPDPQKIEHLTKA